In Legionella lytica, one genomic interval encodes:
- the tehB gene encoding SAM-dependent methyltransferase TehB, producing MASNYNELLCYKQTDIDNHGKLKFFLEKHSTKEGTWAKLSLKEGAIDFVFLNGQGEELSHILVNKEQPDVLIPPAAWHKIIPASESFKATLEFYCMPQRYFNKKYGLAAVHGDLMYVYQTYLQHLHWASILDVGCGSGRNLLYLAQMGHRIKGVDQNQEAIETIQNIAQKEALTEVLTQVHDLNQPLGLEADHYDLVISTVSLQFLNPQRVPTLLTELQEITNKHGYHFLVFPIQSELYPLPDSFTFLPEKEELYHLYQDSGWSILEYKESIGHLHKQDASGKQISGIFGILLAQKII from the coding sequence ATGGCATCAAACTATAATGAGTTACTCTGCTATAAGCAAACGGACATTGACAATCATGGGAAACTGAAATTTTTCCTGGAAAAACACAGTACGAAGGAAGGAACCTGGGCTAAACTTTCCCTAAAAGAAGGGGCTATTGATTTTGTGTTCTTAAATGGACAGGGAGAAGAACTCTCACATATTCTAGTCAATAAAGAACAGCCCGATGTGCTAATTCCCCCTGCTGCCTGGCATAAAATCATTCCTGCCAGTGAATCATTTAAAGCAACTCTTGAGTTTTATTGCATGCCTCAACGTTACTTTAATAAAAAATACGGATTAGCTGCAGTACACGGTGATTTAATGTACGTTTATCAGACTTATTTGCAGCACTTACACTGGGCATCCATCCTTGATGTAGGTTGTGGGTCCGGCAGAAATTTATTGTATTTAGCACAAATGGGGCATCGTATAAAAGGCGTTGATCAGAACCAAGAAGCCATAGAAACCATTCAAAATATCGCTCAAAAAGAAGCACTGACTGAGGTACTAACTCAAGTGCATGATTTAAATCAACCTTTGGGCCTTGAAGCCGACCATTATGATTTAGTGATCTCTACAGTGAGCTTGCAATTTTTAAACCCTCAGCGGGTTCCCACTTTACTCACTGAGCTTCAAGAGATAACTAATAAGCATGGATATCATTTTTTAGTCTTCCCTATTCAATCAGAGCTCTACCCACTACCCGACTCGTTCACGTTTCTGCCCGAAAAAGAGGAGCTTTATCATCTCTATCAAGACAGCGGCTGGTCAATACTCGAATACAAAGAATCAATAGGTCACCTGCATAAGCAAGATGCTTCAGGAAAACAAATATCGGGTATATTCGGTATCTTACTCGCACAAAAAATAATTTGA
- a CDS encoding Rrf2 family transcriptional regulator, which yields MQLTQFTDYSLRALIYIALRKGSCTIKDITDAYEISNNHMVKIIHNLGKLGLIKTTRGKNGGILMAAQPEFVNLGQLVVQLEPHFDLVPCFNKTKANCCIAPACKLKGILHEARAAFMAILGQYTLADVLHNPSQLAAFLNIKQEEL from the coding sequence ATGCAGCTTACGCAATTTACCGACTATTCATTACGCGCTTTGATTTATATCGCTCTTAGGAAAGGATCATGCACGATTAAAGACATTACCGATGCCTATGAAATTTCTAATAACCACATGGTGAAAATTATTCATAATTTAGGCAAACTTGGATTGATTAAGACGACTCGTGGAAAAAATGGGGGCATCTTAATGGCTGCTCAACCTGAATTTGTTAATTTAGGACAATTGGTTGTCCAATTGGAGCCACATTTTGATTTGGTACCTTGTTTTAATAAAACAAAAGCTAATTGTTGTATCGCCCCTGCATGTAAACTAAAGGGTATACTGCATGAGGCTCGGGCGGCTTTTATGGCGATACTGGGACAGTATACTTTAGCCGATGTATTACATAACCCAAGCCAGTTAGCCGCTTTTTTGAATATAAAGCAAGAAGAGCTCTAA
- a CDS encoding pseudouridine-5'-phosphate glycosidase — protein MMHHFLEYSDEVRAALSANKPVLALESTVITHGLPFPDNLSTGFALEEIARRHRVVPATIAIMDGKIKIGLNTDELERLAESKDVLKASKRDLAFVLSEKRPAGTTVAATLFCAAAAGIKVFATGGIGGVHRGLDMDVSADLIELSQTPIAVVCAGAKAILDLPKTLEFLETYSVPVIGYQTDTLPAFYTDKTAYKLTMRADNVKTLKTIVEIQNQLNLASGILIMNPIPQADSIPMEMIEPVIEAAVKKAEALKISGKDITPFLLSEVTKATAGVSQQANISLIKNNVRLGAELAFALAMDV, from the coding sequence ATTATGCATCATTTTCTTGAATACTCCGATGAAGTCCGCGCAGCTCTTAGTGCGAATAAACCTGTACTTGCCTTGGAATCCACAGTAATTACCCACGGTTTACCCTTCCCCGATAATTTAAGCACTGGTTTTGCTTTAGAAGAAATTGCTCGCCGCCATCGGGTAGTTCCCGCAACCATTGCGATTATGGATGGAAAAATAAAAATCGGCCTAAATACCGACGAACTGGAGCGTTTAGCAGAAAGCAAAGACGTTCTTAAAGCAAGCAAGCGTGACTTAGCTTTCGTCCTCAGTGAAAAACGTCCAGCAGGTACAACCGTTGCAGCTACCTTGTTTTGTGCTGCCGCGGCAGGAATCAAGGTTTTTGCAACCGGAGGTATTGGTGGTGTTCACCGTGGGCTAGATATGGACGTTTCGGCTGATTTAATTGAGTTATCGCAAACCCCGATTGCCGTTGTTTGCGCAGGAGCAAAGGCAATTTTAGATTTGCCTAAAACATTAGAGTTTTTAGAAACCTACAGTGTACCGGTTATCGGCTATCAAACAGATACCCTTCCTGCCTTTTACACCGACAAAACTGCTTATAAATTGACGATGCGAGCAGATAATGTAAAAACACTAAAAACGATAGTAGAAATACAAAATCAACTTAATTTAGCCTCTGGCATATTGATCATGAATCCAATTCCTCAAGCGGACTCAATTCCAATGGAAATGATTGAGCCAGTGATTGAGGCAGCTGTTAAAAAAGCTGAAGCATTGAAGATTTCTGGCAAAGACATAACCCCCTTTTTATTAAGCGAAGTAACAAAGGCAACTGCCGGTGTAAGCCAACAAGCCAATATTTCATTGATCAAAAATAATGTACGCCTTGGGGCAGAATTGGCTTTTGCACTAGCAATGGATGTTTAA
- a CDS encoding PfkB family carbohydrate kinase, with amino-acid sequence MLIQLHSEPQGISISTRFRRASLALYNASSAFFMIAPTSCAPSARSVTPMLIVKNNLVFMDTNLPAHLITHAIKLGATPYLCIDAVSISKSVKLPYDMQGVYLLKTDRHEASALANMPINSLEEGIHAAKIILQQGMNNLLITLGAEGYILANPSGAKYFAAIPLSHLVDVSGAGDAFVAALLAGLQRKMPLEESCQLGAAAAYFTLQSTKTVAGNFSFSDLKCFSLTV; translated from the coding sequence GTGCTAATACAGCTCCATTCTGAGCCTCAGGGAATCTCCATTTCCACCCGATTTCGTCGCGCCTCCTTGGCTCTATACAATGCTTCATCTGCCTTTTTCATGATCGCTCCCACCTCTTGCGCACCTAGTGCACGTTCTGTAACACCGATGCTCATAGTCAAAAACAATCTAGTTTTTATGGACACCAACCTTCCTGCGCATCTCATTACGCATGCAATTAAATTAGGAGCAACGCCATATTTGTGCATCGATGCCGTCTCCATCAGCAAATCAGTCAAACTACCTTATGACATGCAGGGAGTGTATCTACTTAAAACGGATAGACACGAAGCCAGTGCGTTAGCGAATATGCCTATCAACTCGCTTGAAGAAGGCATCCACGCGGCAAAGATAATATTGCAACAAGGAATGAACAATCTTTTGATTACCCTAGGTGCTGAAGGCTATATATTAGCCAATCCATCTGGAGCCAAATATTTCGCTGCTATTCCATTATCCCATCTTGTCGATGTGAGCGGAGCTGGCGATGCTTTTGTTGCCGCTCTATTAGCTGGTTTACAACGCAAAATGCCGCTAGAAGAATCTTGTCAACTGGGGGCTGCAGCCGCTTACTTCACTTTACAATCGACTAAAACGGTAGCAGGTAACTTTAGTTTTTCCGACCTGAAATGTTTTTCATTAACTGTATAG
- a CDS encoding DUF488 domain-containing protein produces MATIEIKRIYDAPDKADGFRILIDRLWPRGIKKVDAALDLWLKEMAPSNTLRKWFNHDAEKWPEFQKRYAKELEDKQDLIDLIKEKAKAQTVTLLFGSKEREHNNAVALLNIIHHHTGNKNTCT; encoded by the coding sequence ATGGCAACGATTGAAATTAAAAGGATTTATGATGCCCCTGACAAAGCAGATGGATTTAGAATACTAATCGACAGATTATGGCCACGCGGCATTAAAAAAGTGGATGCTGCACTTGATTTATGGCTCAAAGAGATGGCACCGAGTAATACCTTACGCAAGTGGTTTAATCATGATGCTGAAAAATGGCCAGAATTTCAAAAGCGCTATGCAAAGGAGTTAGAGGATAAACAGGATTTAATTGATTTAATTAAAGAAAAAGCAAAGGCTCAAACAGTGACTTTATTATTTGGCTCTAAAGAGAGGGAGCATAATAATGCGGTGGCCTTGCTTAACATAATTCATCATCACACGGGGAATAAGAATACTTGCACTTAG
- a CDS encoding DNA-3-methyladenine glycosylase family protein, translating into MYTSFTLHPIAPFRLDYTVIALRRRSKNLVDCWDGQYYTRVLNLENQLIKVRVEQVNNLNNPELCVSLDKAIPHLLQEKITHLIEMLLGLKRDVAGFYKMAKHDPRLNSLVSQFMGLKPPRFPSLFEALMNAISCQQISLDAGLQIQNRLIQHIGMSVNHNDHVFYAFPIVEEVSQCSVAELKTIGYSTHKSETIMRLVSALKEDPDVFTRLEDKPRDEVTQFLCQFKGIGRWTSEYALLRGLGRIEVFPVDDIGAQNNLRNLLHLEDKLDYKKTEKITASWHPYAGFVYFHLLLQKLSEKGVI; encoded by the coding sequence ATGTATACTTCATTTACACTACATCCTATTGCTCCGTTTCGGCTGGATTATACGGTGATAGCATTACGTAGACGAAGTAAAAATCTTGTTGATTGCTGGGATGGCCAATACTACACACGTGTATTGAACCTTGAGAATCAACTCATTAAAGTAAGGGTTGAACAAGTAAACAATCTCAATAATCCAGAACTTTGTGTCTCGTTAGACAAAGCAATTCCTCATTTGCTGCAAGAAAAAATCACTCATCTTATCGAAATGTTATTAGGACTAAAACGAGATGTAGCTGGCTTTTATAAAATGGCCAAGCATGATCCCCGATTGAATTCACTAGTATCTCAATTCATGGGACTCAAACCACCACGTTTTCCTTCTCTTTTTGAAGCATTGATGAATGCGATTTCTTGTCAGCAAATATCTCTTGATGCGGGATTACAGATCCAAAATCGATTAATTCAACATATTGGTATGAGTGTGAATCATAATGATCACGTGTTTTATGCATTTCCAATTGTGGAAGAAGTCAGTCAGTGTTCTGTTGCTGAGTTAAAAACAATTGGTTATAGCACCCATAAAAGTGAAACGATTATGCGCCTAGTCTCTGCGCTAAAAGAAGATCCTGATGTTTTTACTCGTTTGGAGGATAAGCCCCGGGATGAGGTGACTCAATTTCTTTGCCAATTTAAAGGAATAGGGCGTTGGACTTCTGAATATGCCCTATTGCGTGGATTAGGGAGGATTGAGGTTTTTCCAGTGGATGATATTGGTGCTCAAAATAATCTGCGAAACTTGCTTCATCTTGAAGATAAGCTAGATTATAAAAAAACTGAGAAAATTACTGCATCGTGGCATCCTTATGCAGGATTTGTCTATTTCCATTTGTTATTGCAAAAACTCTCTGAGAAAGGAGTGATTTAA